In the genome of Ctenopharyngodon idella isolate HZGC_01 chromosome 16, HZGC01, whole genome shotgun sequence, the window GAAAGAAAAACCCCTCACAAATTCAGAGCCACAAAGACCCCACTGCATTCTGTCACATAGAAACCGGGTTTGTCGGATAACAGTTAAAACCAAGAGAGCATTTTAGGGGCCGTCACACTGTAGACGGCTCCATATTCCTCAGATTTTCCcacatcttttatttttaaatggttttataatCAAAAGGTAACAATTTATCACAGGctctgacaaaacaaaaaaatctctttGGTGCTCCAAGGTTCACTGAGCTTAATGAATTCATATTTGTTGGTTGTTTTAGCATTCGGTTGTATTATATTAAACTGTACCACAAAAAAAGTGCCTGCTGTTTGAGACACGGCAGCGCTCTCGCTTCACCAGCACATTCaagtacaaaagaaaaaacaatgaaacaaaaaaagaacacaTGAACAAATTAAGTCCAGAGTTGTCAGAATAAAACTGCGGTGCAGATCCCCATCCTCCAACCGGTCATGGAACCTCCAGGAACCTCGTGGCAATCGCCGGACCAAAAGCCTCCAATCAAACGTTCTCAGGTGGGCGGCGCCAGACAACATGTTTGTTCTTTTTGATTGGTGGATTACTTACTAGTTGCATTTgtccttgtcttttgttttcctctttttccATTCTCAACGTTATCATTCAATAGCTAAACAGACTTCTTGTTCAGTTTCTTGCCTTTTTTCAGAGCCAGCTTGTTTTTGATGTATCCCCTCTTCCTTTTGGCTGTCTGTGAACCATGAAAAGAAACAAGttaattacatttgaaataaccaATCATAAGTCAATAGTATAACTATTattacaacttttaattttattaattacatttattaagtattattattaaaaaggcTACATGGACAGGGTAGcccttaaagggaaagttcaatGTAAAAGTGTCAAGCACAATATGCAGTGAATAAGAACacattagggcttttcacactgatcTTAACCCTGGATTATCGTTGTTTTAAACACCGCTTTAAACCCCGGATAAGGGAGCGTTTCACACTTGTGATTTAGAAGCGGGGATAGCACCGGTTTTTATCCGGGGTTATGAAGCCCAGCTCCAGAGCAGGTTTAGCAGCATTTTTGCGGTGTTAACTCCGCACTGCTGTGCCAACCTTGAAACGATGCattgttagaatgttacaactagATGTTTAGCAACCGACAACCAATCGCGTGCCTTATATTCACACGCTTTGGGCAGTCACAGAAACACAGCCAGATGTATTACCTTTATAGTTCGAAACGCTCACTCAGAAAAACTTGATATTACAGTCAGCAATGTGTAATATGAGGACGCTAGAGCCTTTATGTAAACCGGTCATGTGCTGCGTTTGTCCagtcagtgacactgacactgcaaatatgcaaataggACTTTagcccagggtttaggaatgtgcagtgtgaaacgtgaataatgataacccaggattctgtttactcggggtttagaatgacccagggttcaCCAtctcaagtgtgaaaagcccaaAAGAGGTGCACGCACTGACTGACACACAATGTAAGCGCGTGCACAGAAAGCTTCGTCTCTCAGCATGCGATCTCGAATTCAGGCCTTTCACatcttattgtgcttaaatggccaaatacacacacaattatgtcaaaatgcccactGTGTgaagtattcatgtaaacacagctggttatgtcttaagagaaAGTAAACAGTTGGGTGTAAACAGGATGTGTATcggtatattggatccgtgcgtttggtcttaaagtgacagcagcctaatatgtAAACAGAAATGAGAAAATAACCCAAAATACCTATATCGTGATatatatcatgaaataaaatttctcataatgGGAAATAAGAattggtcatatcgcccacccctattTGAAAgtactgaaaactgaaaaactgAAAGTTACAATAGTCTCAGATCATTAAATGTTCATAATGCTGTTGTAATGGAATCTAGAGGGAAGAACCTTTTTTGAGGTGTACTTCTGCTTGGCTGCGATGTTGCGGAGCTTGTGGTCCAGGGCCTGTCGGTTCTCTTGCTTCTTCACCCTGTAGATGCGCACGAGCCAGTGCTCAGAGGTAAACGCCTCCTCCAAATGTTTCAGACGGATGTCCTTATTGCCGATCTCTGCGTTCCGTGTCCGGTCAAATCCAGGGGGTGTGCGGAAGTCCAGCTGTGGGAAAGGCATTTGCtgttagtttttatatatacatattccTACACTCTCAGAAGGGCACAAGGGTGATAGCTAAAGGATCAACCCTTGTTGTCACAACAATTAATGTATAGATCTAAGGAATTAAAAGGAAGAAACACTTACTTGCATTTCCCCAAAGCGGTAGTAAGACATCTTGTACATCAGGCAGTTGAGCAGGGTGGGAGAGCCTGCCTTATCCACTCTAAACTCCCCCTGTGGAGTGAAGTAATCACTTTCCtgcaaaagaacaaaaagacacctcaaaaaaaaacagcaaatatcAGAAACATTTGAATTACATATAATAACAGGAATATTTTTCACTGTGGGCGACCTGAAAGCCCATCAACAGTAACTGTCTTAATGTATTATAGAAGACAGCGCATGTTACATAAAGCGCTGTATTAATTGCTGTAGTGGGGGAGCATTAAAGAGGATTCATTTTAGAGATGCAACATCTCAGAGAGAGTTTACGTGACAGTCTAACAGTACGCTAAAACACAGCATGCCATCAGCATGATCAAATCCTGTCAGAGAAGCTCATTCGCTCTACAACacttctacaaaaaaaaagtttggttttgtttttaaaatggcaaaaatccaggtaaaatataataaaacacctaaaaatctatattttctattttttgtaCAAACTCAAATTTAACTGGACTGAATTaaggtacgtttacacaacgatgtactaaaaaaaattttcacgtttagacaatgttgtcaaaacgatccccattcacacagatCTGCAAAAACGATTAGAAACGCTGTAATGTACttccaggccagtagttggcgatgtcactttgtaaagaaacactataaaCCTATAGACTGAACTTGTAATACACATGCGCGTAACATCGCTGTTTCCACAAATTTGTGTTATTGTAGTTTACACACAGATGATAACGGtgtagttttcaaaaacttgaactttgaaaacccattttcaaaagtttacattttcaggcccccaaaacgccattgtcgtgtaaatgaacagccaaaacgcatacattttttttatttgaaaacaatgttgtgtaaacggccccttagattaaaaaaaaaaaaaaaaaaaaaaaaaaaaaacttttgatggatttaaaatatcagtctaataaaataattgtgaaatattgtacttcaatattttaaaaataactaaatgaaAAGCTTAAACTAGTTGATGACATTCTTTTTTCAGACTAGATACCATTCCTGCTGATCCCTATTCTTTCTTCCATATACAAAttcaatacaataaaacaattcCCAAAAAGGAaatgaagcaaaaataaaaactatataaaaaacaatatactaaaagaaatttataaattgttaaaatataaattaattaaaagaacattataattgccCATCCCTAATCTAATCTATGATTAGACATTTTATGAGATGTCTGGTGTgctataattataaaatattcattattgTTTGATTCAAACAAGTCACCAATTCTGCCCATCCCTaatctttttcatttattacacaaatTCAATAATGCAATAAATCATCTAATTCCCTTAACTTTACATACtattctgagggggaaaaattataaattgtaaaaaaattgCCCATCCCTAATCTATAAAGAATTCAAACATAGCACACTGGACATACAAAAGCCAGGATTGACATTGACACTGACCCGGATATCTTTAGGGTGCTCCCCCTCAGCGATGCGCACCATCCACAGGAACTTATTAATGTCGTCGCCTGAGTATCCAATCACTCCCCCAAAGATGATCAGAACGTAATCCACATCCAAGGACTTCATAATCTCATAGGCTGCACTCTCATTGGAGGACATGGCTTTACCGACCTGCAGAAGGAACAGAATATACGTCTTTCAGTGTCCTCAAGATGGCACTACAGAGACAAAGCACTGATACGAAGTCAAATCTGTTCATTTCTTGTTGTTCTAGAAAAAGTTCAGATTTACTCTTAAATTATAGCAAATCAGACCCCATTGTAATGGCTGCCCTCACCAGTGCTATGTGGCTGTTATTCCACGTGTTGTTGTCCACCAGCGTGGTGCGGTTGGCCATGCCGGCGATCTGATATCCGTAGTCCCACCAGGACATGACTCGAGCGTGTTCATCTGTATTCTGCCTGAGCCAGTAATACGCTTCACGGAAATCATCCAGAATGTTGCGTGATCTAGAAGCAATTATAAATTAatgaagaaaaatcaataaCTCCGATATTTCTTATTTCAAACAAGAAAAAGGCCACATGAAGGTGCTCTTACCCATCATGGTTGTATGATGCCAGCACTACGCTGGGACTGGAGTAGGCGTTGCTGGTGACCCACGTGCAGTGCACCGCAAACATCATCAAGAGCATCAGCATTAACATGGTAACGATGCTTTTGATGTTGGGGCCCAAACCCTCTTCTGGCCGGTCCTGCTCTGACACGTGCTTTCGGACTTTGCCGGCCTGCAAATGCACACGGACACATCAATTAGATCAGACTGAACGCAGATAAGCTACAAACAAGCTACCCACAAATCACCATTCTGTTTTCTGTAACAACAAAGTAGTTCCTATAAACCAACACAGGGTATTCAATAGGGGTGTAGCATTTGATCTcaaactaacaaaaataactacagttgttataataataataataataataataataaataataataataataacaataataacaataaacattaataataaaatgttattcaatttaaaatactaGTTATTAAATAGTTACATAAGatactgcaatatatatatatatatcatttattaaaacaaatttataatCTTACCTTTAATTGAAGTAAATCAATTGAAAATTGGGGGCACATTATGAAATatgtcaaaatgaaaataattatagatgtaattattattatttctattaattttcaataatattagctattatatatatatatatatatatatatatatatatatatatatatatatatatatatatatatatatatatatatatatatataaaaatatataaaatacataatactgCTATACTGTGACATTTTATCCACTTAGAGGGTCCTTAGCCTGACCTTTGACCCTTCACTCACCTTATCATAGAGGTTCCCCTGATTCCTCTTGTCATCCTCATCACTGCTGTCCTCGGCCGGAGGGTTCTCACGCTTCATGTCATCACCCAGGTAGTGCTCGAACACACTGGAGAAGGCGATGGCTGACAGCATGCACACCACTGGGGTGAGTGTCAGCATCAGACGCACCATCACACCAGCAAAGTACACCGCGCTGATGGCGTATAGAGCCACTAGGGGGCGATGGAGAAAACATCAGTTATGATTCCAGTAGACAATGCAGCACTGCAGTTAATTAACTAGTGTAGTGTTTATAGTTCTGTACTGGATAACTCCAGAGAGAAATCAAAAAACACGGAAGTAGGCCTTTAAACGTGTAGCAACATGTCGTCTGTTCAAGTTCTCATTGTTTATTCTAGTGAAAGACTTCAAGAACACCATGACAGccattgaaaaataaaacaatctcTTCTGGGGACTGAGACTAATTCAATGCATTCTGTTCTCAAGCGCCTCTACAAATGGAAATACTCATAGCAGACATTCAAATAGCAGTGAGTGTTCTCAGATACAAACAGGATACAATCACCACAAGTTAAAATTGCTCCGAATAAACAGCCTGCTGGCAGAAATAAGCACATGGATCTTTAGTCCCACTTCTGGAGGCTCAaaatcaaggttttttttttttgttttttttttgtttttacagaaaaacaagTGGCATATCAAGAATATACCctgaaaacatttcttatattttgaattttatagATCCTTATTTTCAGgcatttttataaacaaaggTTCAATATTATTCCAAAGTTAGTGGGAGAAATctaatttgtataaaaatatcaaagaCAGGGTTCCCACACCTTGGTTCAAATCCATTTCATTTGAACATCACAACATCATGCACAATACACGGTAGTATTTACGAGAAGCAGAGGTCCAGGGAGTACACGAATTTCCTGGAAAACTCACACTACCAGATGTTTTGAATGTGTCATCGCTTTCCAAGAAAAGGGAGAAAATGGCGGCCTGAGTGGCTTTAAAAAGCTGTCTGTCAGAGACAATAACGTACGTAATGCATAACGTGCACAAGTATAAATTTGTTCTTCACCCGCTGAAATTGAATCTGAATGATCAGGGAACTGAGTGAAATACTTCACACTGCATGCTAAAGAAAATAAACGCCAATTCAATTGAAAAACTTTGCCGGGTTAGTGAACACAGTTCAACGTGTGTTGGTTTTGAcggccatttttttttatacacaaaCTACACATTGTGATTCTGACATTcctaattttaatattttcattacttTTCTATTCTTGACTGATTTCtattcttgattttttttttttaatacttttttcataattttggcAAGAGATGATCTTGAGATGAAGTCATCCAATTTAACTCTCATATGCTGATGTAATATTATAAACTTGACaggttatttttataatatgtaGTTTGATCACCATCTTCTCAGTTTAAAAGATGATCAAAGTttaagaaaatgtttaattttccaataaaaaaaatgataattttttacatgatttgttacattttatttcccCTTAGCAGATTTTGACTGACTAAATGAAATAtgtattacataaatatatttgttacatCAACTGTCACAGTCTGTCAAGACAGATACGGATCATAAAAGCAACAAGAAAGCCAAGGCATCAGAGTTgagacatgcattttctgtaaagctgctttgaaactatttGAAAAGCACTGTACAAATCCACATGAATCGAACTGAATACAGACACATCATCTGGTGAATGCAAGGACATTAGAGCTGCTCACCAAAGACTCGCTCATCATTGATGTTCTTGATACAGAACCAGAGGCCTGCTGGGAAGGTGCAGACCAGGATGTGCAGGTCAAAGAAGAAGGAGACCCAGGTGGTAGGCTGGTGCTCTGACACTGATGCAATGATAGGGATGTGGATCTTTGCGTATCTGTGGATAACAGGCAAGGAGGGCTTTGTTGACTCACTATGTAAATATGTTGCAAATGAAAGTCACATTAACGCCTAAATAGCTATTTTGCTCTTGGTTAGCATGACCTAAGCTGGCACAACCCCGGTGACGGCAGATGACGAAGACAGTCACACACCATAAATTCAATTTTGATTACATATTGAGTTTAAAACCCATCTCAGAAATGTTTCAGAAAGAGTTCCACTGGATTGTGTCAGTTTTAAAAGCAAAGCATCCACAAAATCCATATCAAAACAGCTCTTAGAATAAAGCCAATTTTATATCAGCGAAGAGCATCTCCAAACAAAAAGTTTCACTCTCTAAGGACTAAAGTTTGCCTTGTAAAAAGAAATGAAACAGAACCTAATAAGTGAAACAATGTCAAGACTTTGGACAAGCGAAAACGGTGTTTGCTGTGGAGTTGCGCTGCTGTTCGTCCTCTCAATTTTGCTGCATTACTGCGCTCAATTTTGGTGACTATCAGTGTTCTTCTGATCATTATCTGGCGACCTGACCTTCCGTATCTGTGCGGACTGCAGCGCAGATGGCTGACTGCGCACAGCGAGAGCTCGACAGGACTGTGGGTCTCCCTGCAGAGCTGCTGCATTGAGGGAGTTAcacatttatgaatttatgatGGGCGACATTTCACTGAGGGCAAAGAACAAAAAGAAGCTGGCAAAAAGCAAATGGGTTTTATGGCTGCAAGGTAAAGAGGTACATACATTGCCATACATGTATTGCCATACAGGGCtgccaaaataattaaataaataaccaaGACTACGAAAGAAGCGCCTATCAGTAACGACAACCTGTCCTATTGAGCATGTTTGAAGAAGTCTGGTCCACAGCTGTATAATTTGTTTCACTTCTGTTTGTGGTGATACACAAATTAGAGTCCTGAAAAGTTTTTACTTTCACCGTACTTGGTGAAACACCCAATATACACTGCAAGAAGTGAGTGATGTGACAAAACTAGAACGCTTCATGAGAGCTTGCACTGAACTGCAGAGCTCAAACACTGCAAGCACTGACAGCTTGATTGCAATGTGATGGGAATGTTCTAGCATTGTTAGCGTCCTGTGtatatatgttatttttaaaattcatagtTTTTCATGCTGCAAAGAGAGccaatgtgaagttgaccatTTAGGTGACTGTTTAGGTCTTGATCTAcagatattaaatatatataaaacagcaATACATTActtaaacacaaataaattacCACACAGGATTTAACCTTCTTTGGATCTGCAGCCTACATAAAGAATATCACATGCAGCccagtatttaaatgtaaatgtatgagACTTAAAGTCTGCTGAGGAATTGTTTGGGttacattctgtcatcatttactcaccctcaagtagttccaaacctttatgaatttcttagttctgctgaacacaaaggatgatatttggaagaatgtcggcaaccaaacagatctcgttcccctattgactaccatagtaggaaaaattaatactatggtagtcaatgggggcgaAATCTGtttggttctaccttaatattataagcaacgagaatactttgtgcaccaaaaaaactaaataacttttcaacaatatctaatgatagccgatttcaaaacactgcttcagagctttatgaatcgaatcagtggttcggagcaccaaagtcatgtgatttcagcagtttagccgtttgataggagatccgaatcagtaattcaaaacaaaagattcataaagctcagaagcagtgttttgaaatcagccatcacgaGCCatcatattgttgaataaagttattttgtttttttgccgcacaaaaagtattctcgtcgctttataatattaaggtaggaccactgaactcacatgaactgttttaaatatgtttttaatacctttatggatcttgagaggttcggtggctctgctctcaatgcaggcctcactgagccatcagatttcatcaaaaatatcttaatttgtgttccgaagatgaacgaaggtcttaggggtgtagaacgacatgagggtgagtaataaat includes:
- the stt3b gene encoding dolichyl-diphosphooligosaccharide--protein glycosyltransferase subunit STT3B — encoded protein: MAEHHTASDCKHKASSNAGGSVSGNGRPNSPAGCGGGGLSGGLTQPAGWQSLLSFTILFLAWLAGFSSRLFAVIRFESIIHEFDPWFNYRSTHHLTTNGFYEFLNWFDERAWYPLGRIVGGTVYPGLMVTAGLIHYILNLLHVTVHIRDVCVFLAPVFSGLTAISTFLLTRELWNQGAGLLAACFIAIVPGYISRSVAGSFDNEGIAIFALQFTYYLWVKSVKTGSVFWTIGCCLSYFYMVSAWGGYVFIINLIPLHVFVLLLMQRFSRRLYIAYSTFYIVGLVLSMQIPFVGFQPIRTSEHMAAAGVFALLQAYAFLQYLKDRLTRQEFQTLFFLGVSLAAGVVFLTVIYLTYTGYIAPWSGRFYSLWDTGYAKIHIPIIASVSEHQPTTWVSFFFDLHILVCTFPAGLWFCIKNINDERVFVALYAISAVYFAGVMVRLMLTLTPVVCMLSAIAFSSVFEHYLGDDMKRENPPAEDSSDEDDKRNQGNLYDKAGKVRKHVSEQDRPEEGLGPNIKSIVTMLMLMLLMMFAVHCTWVTSNAYSSPSVVLASYNHDGSRNILDDFREAYYWLRQNTDEHARVMSWWDYGYQIAGMANRTTLVDNNTWNNSHIALVGKAMSSNESAAYEIMKSLDVDYVLIIFGGVIGYSGDDINKFLWMVRIAEGEHPKDIRESDYFTPQGEFRVDKAGSPTLLNCLMYKMSYYRFGEMQLDFRTPPGFDRTRNAEIGNKDIRLKHLEEAFTSEHWLVRIYRVKKQENRQALDHKLRNIAAKQKYTSKKTAKRKRGYIKNKLALKKGKKLNKKSV